In a genomic window of Deferrivibrio essentukiensis:
- a CDS encoding tRNA (adenine-N1)-methyltransferase → MDILNYGDLVILSDKKARKYMITLKEGARFSSQYGFIDHAEIINAGNGGLVKASKGEEYRVFKPTYIDYVMKIKRNAQIIYPKDTAMILMYADIYPGLNVLESGIGQGALSIALLRALGGRGRLTSIEVREDFALQSKNFIHNFLGEVDNHDIVISNIYDGFEGCFDRIVLDLPEPWHVLKHCKTGLIDGGMIVSYIPTVLQVKTYVDTLKETGYFDDIETFELIKRPWKVDGLSVRPEMWIYNHSAFIVKARKIK, encoded by the coding sequence ATGGATATTTTAAATTATGGTGACTTGGTAATATTAAGCGATAAAAAGGCAAGAAAATATATGATTACCTTGAAAGAGGGTGCAAGGTTTTCAAGTCAATACGGATTTATCGATCACGCGGAAATTATCAATGCAGGAAACGGCGGTCTTGTTAAGGCAAGTAAGGGGGAAGAATACAGGGTTTTTAAACCGACCTATATAGACTATGTTATGAAAATTAAAAGAAATGCACAGATAATATATCCGAAAGACACTGCAATGATACTTATGTATGCCGATATTTATCCAGGTTTAAATGTTTTGGAATCAGGTATAGGGCAGGGGGCTTTGTCAATCGCTCTTTTAAGAGCTTTGGGTGGTAGAGGAAGGTTGACTTCTATTGAAGTCAGAGAGGATTTTGCTTTGCAATCTAAAAACTTTATTCATAATTTTTTGGGCGAAGTTGACAATCATGATATTGTTATATCCAATATATATGACGGGTTTGAAGGCTGTTTTGATAGGATTGTTTTAGATTTGCCAGAGCCATGGCATGTGTTAAAACATTGTAAAACTGGACTTATCGATGGCGGGATGATAGTCTCTTACATTCCTACGGTTTTGCAAGTGAAAACCTATGTTGATACTTTAAAGGAAACCGGTTATTTTGATGATATAGAAACTTTCGAGCTAATAAAAAGGCCTTGGAAGGTAGACGGACTATCCGTCAGGCCGGAAATGTGGATTTATAATCACAGTGCATTTATAGTCAAGGCAAGAAAGATTAAATAG
- the crcB gene encoding fluoride efflux transporter CrcB: MKIFIIGMGGFFGAILRYFSSKYTNLLLSSSFPYGTLLVNVVGSFTLGYLYTLSVEKLAITENFRMFVGVGFLGAFTTFSTFSVETLNLFEDGMLLLAVANIFLNVFLSLIFAYFGIILARV; encoded by the coding sequence ATGAAAATTTTTATAATTGGTATGGGTGGCTTTTTCGGTGCAATTTTAAGATATTTTTCTTCAAAGTATACGAACCTTTTACTTTCTTCAAGTTTTCCTTACGGGACATTATTGGTGAATGTGGTTGGCTCTTTTACTCTCGGGTATTTGTATACTTTGTCTGTGGAAAAGCTTGCTATTACTGAAAACTTTAGAATGTTTGTAGGCGTAGGCTTTTTGGGCGCTTTTACGACTTTTTCAACTTTTTCTGTGGAGACTTTAAATCTGTTTGAAGATGGTATGTTATTGCTGGCTGTGGCAAATATTTTTCTAAATGTTTTTTTAAGCTTAATATTTGCTTATTTTGGAATTATATTGGCGAGGGTATGA
- a CDS encoding cytochrome c3 family protein — MKKICLFFIIMLFTIVVYAGVQNTKHNLSKSGPGTIKSSTEDRVCVFCHTPHNALTYAPLWNRELSNTVYTTYTSNTLNANPGQPTGNSRLCLSCHDGTIALNAIYNGSVSDLNATISGGANLGTNLMDDHPISFVYDSSLASSDTQLKSPLSLPSFIKLQNNRIECTTCHDPHTEAEYFLRNADKLTLCTACHDKKTGTLTFTNSVHNQVVTNSPISSDYSCGNCHKAHNAKDLITNSQTSQLLRGNEENLCFVCHGSSGNLAVAPVPNGTGKNIESVTDTSVGTYASPGYNNVTCGKSSTNYACHKGKFKDTNPNNFRYYNKSHDVISTAQSGNSTHMECINCHGPHGVQKDNLATTVIESLVDPDTLQPFTPTQSTSYTGTSSYWKKFYRINEFCLKCHDGSYSQNPANRSDLTVSTATNRAPIVLTRFSNETHGSKSIPCLACHDIHSGNYMAMVKDVNWNIDGGAPFSTKDASRTLQTTIYVSNVNFTNFCYGTCHNGRSFTSHSNPHVQYINNGGYCIRCHFHDGGLL, encoded by the coding sequence ATGAAAAAAATTTGTTTATTCTTTATAATTATGCTTTTCACTATAGTTGTTTATGCTGGTGTGCAAAATACGAAGCATAATTTGTCTAAATCTGGCCCCGGGACTATAAAATCAAGCACCGAGGATAGAGTATGTGTTTTTTGTCATACTCCACATAATGCTTTAACATATGCACCTTTATGGAATAGAGAACTGAGTAATACAGTTTACACTACATATACATCAAACACCTTAAACGCGAATCCTGGTCAACCTACAGGTAATTCAAGACTTTGTTTATCTTGCCATGATGGCACTATTGCGCTTAATGCTATTTATAATGGTTCAGTTAGTGATTTAAATGCTACTATTTCAGGTGGAGCCAATCTCGGGACAAATTTGATGGACGATCATCCGATTTCATTTGTGTATGACAGTTCTCTTGCATCTTCTGATACTCAATTAAAGTCACCTCTCAGCTTGCCAAGTTTTATTAAGTTGCAAAATAATAGGATAGAGTGTACCACTTGTCATGACCCTCATACCGAAGCTGAATATTTTCTAAGAAATGCTGATAAACTTACTCTGTGTACAGCTTGTCATGACAAGAAAACAGGAACGTTGACATTTACAAATTCCGTTCATAATCAAGTAGTTACTAATTCTCCAATTTCATCAGATTATTCGTGCGGAAATTGCCACAAGGCCCATAATGCAAAGGACTTAATTACTAACTCTCAGACTTCTCAGTTATTAAGGGGCAATGAAGAAAACCTATGCTTTGTGTGTCATGGCTCAAGCGGAAACTTAGCCGTGGCTCCTGTGCCAAACGGGACAGGTAAAAATATTGAAAGTGTTACAGATACTTCAGTCGGTACATATGCTTCTCCAGGTTATAATAACGTTACTTGTGGAAAATCAAGCACAAACTATGCCTGCCATAAGGGGAAATTTAAAGATACAAATCCAAATAACTTTAGATATTACAATAAATCCCATGATGTAATTTCTACTGCTCAATCAGGTAACAGTACACATATGGAGTGTATTAACTGCCATGGACCGCATGGAGTGCAAAAAGATAATTTGGCTACTACTGTCATTGAAAGTCTTGTTGACCCTGACACACTGCAGCCTTTTACCCCTACGCAGAGTACTAGCTATACAGGTACAAGCAGCTATTGGAAAAAGTTTTATAGAATAAATGAATTTTGTTTGAAATGCCATGATGGTTCTTACTCTCAAAATCCCGCTAACAGAAGTGATTTAACGGTAAGCACAGCTACAAATAGGGCGCCGATAGTGTTGACAAGGTTTTCAAATGAGACGCATGGTTCTAAGTCAATTCCATGTCTTGCGTGCCATGATATACATTCAGGAAACTATATGGCTATGGTTAAAGATGTAAATTGGAATATTGATGGGGGAGCCCCCTTTAGCACAAAAGATGCTAGTAGAACACTTCAGACTACTATTTACGTTAGTAATGTCAATTTTACAAATTTCTGTTATGGAACTTGCCATAATGGTAGAAGTTTTACAAGTCATTCTAATCCTCACGTTCAATATATTAATAATGGTGGTTACTGTATAAGATGTCATTTTCATGATGGTGGCTTATTGTAA
- a CDS encoding DUF190 domain-containing protein: protein MLKLQGKRKLMRIFIGEKDRYEGKPLYKAIVDKCLENNIAGATVIRGIYGYGASSVIHSSKVLTLSDDLPLIVEIVDKEEKINEFLPIIDSMVEHGLITLELADVITYR, encoded by the coding sequence ATGTTAAAATTACAAGGTAAACGAAAATTAATGAGAATATTTATTGGGGAAAAGGATAGGTATGAAGGGAAACCCCTATATAAAGCGATTGTTGATAAGTGCTTGGAGAACAATATCGCAGGTGCTACTGTAATCAGGGGGATATATGGGTATGGTGCCAGTTCGGTAATTCATTCGTCAAAAGTTTTGACACTTTCCGATGACTTACCTTTGATAGTGGAAATTGTAGATAAAGAGGAAAAGATTAATGAATTTTTGCCAATTATAGACTCAATGGTTGAGCATGGTTTGATTACATTAGAACTTGCTGATGTTATTACTTACAGATAG
- a CDS encoding GGDEF domain-containing response regulator, giving the protein MLEILIADDDKDAQNLLGLYINKLGFKVHYASNGIDALNKINELNISIALLDWMMPGMSGIEITQKIRESKIDRYVYIIMVTGKSEKDDTIEALHNGVDDYIVKPFTFQELKVRIFAAERIIKLENKLKNAYNKLYNESIHDVLTGVLNRKALMEKIEDYNNKNKSLGIIMIDIDNFKVINDTYGHLVGDQILKEFSAIISNTIRKSDFVGRYGGEEFLAVIPDLDVIEVKTIAERIRKNIESETFHIGSLSLKITASLGVYVLTEKTKIEDAIKLADDALYEAKKSGKNKVIVY; this is encoded by the coding sequence ATGTTAGAAATTTTAATAGCAGACGATGATAAGGATGCTCAAAATCTACTTGGCTTATACATAAATAAGCTCGGATTTAAAGTTCATTACGCTTCCAACGGTATAGATGCACTTAATAAAATAAACGAATTAAATATTTCGATTGCCTTGCTTGACTGGATGATGCCCGGTATGAGCGGAATAGAGATTACACAAAAAATAAGAGAATCAAAGATTGACAGATATGTATATATCATTATGGTTACTGGAAAATCTGAAAAAGATGACACAATTGAGGCACTCCATAACGGCGTTGATGACTATATAGTAAAACCTTTTACATTCCAAGAATTAAAAGTCAGGATTTTTGCTGCAGAAAGAATAATAAAATTAGAAAACAAACTTAAAAATGCTTACAACAAACTATACAATGAAAGTATACATGACGTATTGACAGGAGTGTTAAACAGAAAAGCACTTATGGAAAAAATTGAAGACTACAACAATAAAAATAAATCACTTGGTATCATAATGATTGATATTGATAACTTTAAAGTCATTAATGATACATATGGGCATCTTGTCGGTGACCAAATATTAAAAGAATTTTCCGCCATAATATCAAATACTATAAGAAAGTCGGACTTTGTAGGAAGGTACGGTGGGGAAGAATTTTTAGCCGTTATTCCTGACTTGGATGTAATTGAAGTTAAAACAATTGCTGAAAGAATAAGAAAAAATATAGAATCAGAAACATTTCATATCGGCTCACTAAGCCTTAAAATAACAGCAAGTCTGGGCGTATATGTTTTAACAGAAAAAACTAAAATTGAAGACGCTATAAAATTAGCTGACGATGCACTATATGAAGCTAAAAAATCTGGCAAAAATAAAGTTATAGTTTATTAA
- a CDS encoding ABC transporter permease has protein sequence MKNSEIYKLIFYFLSGFLILFFSYPIAKLIYNVGLSNILNTISEKEVYKSIGLTFYISFYAVIIAFIAGIPLAYILARYNFWGKSFVEAVIDLPTMIPHTAAGIAILLAYNNTFINNYFNIRIIDSKIGIMFAMMFLSSSYLVNGAKEGFRKVDIKLENAARTLGANWFSAFTRVVVPNARHEIINGMLMMWARGIGEFGAIVIIAYHPMVAPVLIYDRFNNFGLQYSAPVAAAMILMSMIVFISVRIINKKT, from the coding sequence ATGAAAAACAGTGAAATTTATAAATTAATTTTTTATTTCCTCAGCGGATTTTTGATTTTATTTTTTAGTTACCCTATAGCCAAGCTGATATATAATGTTGGTCTTTCAAACATATTAAACACCATATCTGAAAAAGAGGTATACAAATCTATTGGTTTGACCTTCTACATATCTTTTTATGCGGTAATTATAGCTTTTATCGCAGGGATTCCTCTTGCCTATATTTTGGCAAGGTATAATTTTTGGGGTAAATCTTTTGTAGAAGCTGTTATAGATTTACCTACCATGATACCTCACACTGCCGCCGGAATAGCAATACTGTTAGCTTACAACAATACATTTATAAATAATTATTTTAATATACGCATAATTGATAGTAAAATAGGAATTATGTTTGCCATGATGTTCTTATCCTCATCTTACCTTGTAAATGGAGCTAAAGAGGGTTTTAGAAAAGTTGATATAAAATTAGAAAATGCAGCGAGGACGCTTGGAGCAAATTGGTTTTCAGCATTTACAAGAGTAGTAGTGCCCAATGCAAGACATGAAATAATAAATGGAATGTTAATGATGTGGGCAAGAGGTATTGGTGAATTCGGAGCGATTGTAATCATTGCATATCATCCTATGGTCGCGCCTGTATTAATATATGACAGGTTTAATAACTTTGGACTTCAATACTCTGCTCCGGTTGCTGCAGCAATGATTCTTATGTCTATGATAGTTTTTATTAGTGTAAGAATAATTAACAAAAAAACTTAA
- a CDS encoding peptidyl-prolyl cis-trans isomerase, with translation MLYISRLVRILTIFISLAISVNVFANNIVAEIGNTSITQFEVNSFVNTVLPIGKFHGASLNKADYWKDAFKAAVESRKLSLYLHKTEPEVYKKAEEKASNVIKDIRKRFKSDNEFQEALAQNYITEKDLLLTHIDLNIKNAFKEAIESTDIPDSQLLDYYNNNKDMFNLGSSWKVDNCLIEADARNLKPEQMKEKENFANEVKQRLQQGDKSALKECSDKKYPKEERIYRFSKNYPIQDIEKLEKGQYGGPYKNIFGFLIVHVKEEFPPEIIPFQEVKEEIKRIMHNGIFKKRYAEVMEKANGTFDVKVIDNTVNN, from the coding sequence ATGTTGTATATTTCAAGATTAGTAAGAATTTTGACTATTTTTATAAGTCTCGCAATTAGTGTTAATGTTTTTGCAAATAATATTGTTGCTGAAATTGGCAATACTTCGATTACTCAATTTGAAGTTAATAGTTTTGTTAATACAGTGTTGCCAATAGGAAAATTTCATGGGGCAAGCCTTAATAAAGCTGACTATTGGAAGGATGCTTTTAAAGCTGCAGTAGAGTCAAGAAAATTAAGTTTATATCTGCATAAAACTGAACCTGAAGTTTATAAAAAGGCAGAAGAAAAAGCAAGCAATGTGATTAAAGATATTAGGAAAAGGTTTAAAAGTGATAATGAATTTCAAGAAGCATTAGCACAAAATTATATAACTGAGAAGGATCTTTTGTTAACACATATAGATTTAAATATAAAGAATGCTTTTAAAGAAGCTATTGAATCTACAGATATTCCAGATAGCCAGCTATTAGATTACTACAATAATAACAAAGACATGTTTAATCTTGGCTCATCTTGGAAGGTAGATAATTGTTTAATAGAGGCTGATGCAAGAAACTTAAAGCCTGAGCAGATGAAAGAAAAAGAAAATTTTGCCAATGAAGTTAAGCAAAGACTTCAACAAGGTGATAAATCTGCGCTAAAAGAGTGTTCTGATAAAAAGTATCCAAAAGAGGAAAGAATTTATAGATTCTCTAAAAATTACCCAATACAAGATATTGAAAAATTAGAGAAGGGTCAGTATGGCGGTCCATATAAAAATATTTTTGGATTTTTAATTGTCCATGTCAAAGAAGAATTTCCTCCTGAGATAATACCGTTTCAAGAGGTAAAAGAGGAAATTAAGAGAATTATGCATAACGGTATATTTAAAAAAAGATATGCTGAGGTTATGGAGAAGGCTAATGGTACGTTTGACGTTAAAGTTATTGATAATACTGTTAATAATTAG
- the aroC gene encoding chorismate synthase: protein MAGNSFGRIYKFMTFGESHGKAVGVVVDGCPAGLELDESDIQVELDRRRPGQSEITTPRDEKDEVEILSGVFEGKTTGTPICMLVYNKNQISKDYSKVKDLFRPGHADYTYFMKYGIRDYRGGGRSSSRETIGRVCAGAIAKKILRNKNIDIIGHVLQVGKIKAETFKRDDIEKNPVRCADIEAAQKMFDFILETKNRGDSVGGVVEIIIKGVPVGVGEPVFDRLNAELAKGIMSIPAVKGIEFGVGFKAAEMFGSENNDEMSPYGFYSNNAGGTLGGISTGQDIIFRFVVKPASSILIPKRTVDVFGNEKTVVTEGRHDPCVAPRVVPIAESMSACVLFDL from the coding sequence ATGGCAGGAAATAGTTTTGGAAGAATTTATAAGTTTATGACCTTCGGTGAAAGCCATGGTAAAGCTGTCGGAGTGGTTGTGGACGGTTGCCCTGCCGGGCTTGAGCTTGATGAGTCGGATATTCAAGTTGAACTCGACAGAAGAAGGCCTGGGCAGAGTGAGATAACAACGCCGCGAGATGAAAAGGACGAAGTCGAAATATTGAGCGGAGTTTTTGAAGGGAAAACAACCGGTACACCCATATGTATGCTTGTGTATAATAAAAATCAAATATCAAAAGATTATAGTAAGGTTAAAGATCTTTTTAGACCCGGGCATGCTGACTATACATATTTTATGAAATATGGAATTAGGGATTACAGAGGCGGGGGGCGTTCTTCTTCAAGGGAAACAATTGGGCGGGTATGTGCCGGTGCAATTGCCAAAAAAATATTACGAAATAAAAATATCGATATTATTGGTCATGTGTTGCAAGTAGGAAAGATTAAGGCTGAAACTTTCAAAAGGGATGATATAGAGAAAAATCCTGTAAGGTGTGCTGATATAGAAGCCGCCCAAAAAATGTTTGACTTTATTTTGGAAACAAAAAATAGAGGAGATTCAGTAGGTGGAGTTGTTGAAATTATAATAAAAGGTGTGCCGGTTGGTGTTGGCGAGCCTGTATTTGATAGATTAAATGCAGAGCTTGCAAAGGGGATAATGTCTATACCTGCCGTAAAGGGGATAGAGTTTGGCGTAGGTTTTAAAGCGGCAGAGATGTTTGGCAGTGAAAATAATGATGAGATGTCACCCTATGGGTTTTATTCAAACAATGCAGGTGGGACTCTCGGCGGAATTTCAACAGGGCAGGATATTATCTTCAGATTTGTTGTAAAGCCGGCATCTTCAATATTAATTCCAAAAAGGACAGTAGATGTTTTTGGTAATGAAAAAACTGTAGTGACAGAAGGCAGACATGACCCGTGCGTTGCTCCTCGTGTTGTACCAATAGCAGAGTCTATGTCAGCCTGCGTTTTGTTTGACTTA
- a CDS encoding ATP-binding cassette domain-containing protein, whose amino-acid sequence MSNFLILNNISYKIGNFNLFIDNLEINENEYFIILGKTGSGKTTLLEIIAGLIKANTGKIFLKNQNITNLPPEKRHFSIVYQDYALFPNMKVKENILFSSKYTKIDNKLFEELIDFLKIKDIMERDIQKLSGGEKQRVALARALLYKPKTLLLDEPLNAIDPVFKYEIMDYLKQLIPRFGITVIHVTHNFREALYLADKIGVIDKGTILEYNNKDIIFNSPTYKETAKFLGFKNILPANILGFKDKKIFTINPAKILIEPYSADYKLDCEIMEILNYTDHFKVYLSHKGEKIFTKCTNINLSSCKKSLKIGFSKEDIVFLREKNEKQ is encoded by the coding sequence ATGAGTAATTTTTTAATTTTAAATAATATATCTTATAAAATTGGAAACTTTAACTTATTTATTGATAATTTAGAAATTAATGAAAATGAATATTTTATAATTCTTGGTAAAACGGGAAGCGGTAAAACAACACTTCTTGAAATTATAGCCGGTTTGATTAAAGCAAATACCGGAAAAATATTTCTTAAAAATCAAAATATTACAAATCTTCCACCGGAAAAGAGGCATTTTTCTATTGTATATCAAGACTATGCACTTTTCCCAAACATGAAAGTCAAGGAGAACATTCTCTTTTCTTCAAAATACACAAAAATAGATAATAAGCTATTTGAAGAGTTGATAGATTTTTTAAAAATAAAAGATATCATGGAAAGAGACATCCAAAAACTCAGTGGCGGAGAAAAGCAACGGGTCGCACTTGCAAGAGCTTTATTATACAAACCAAAAACTCTTTTACTTGATGAGCCTCTTAATGCCATTGACCCAGTGTTTAAATATGAAATAATGGATTATTTAAAACAGCTTATCCCAAGATTTGGTATTACAGTTATACACGTAACTCACAATTTTCGTGAAGCACTTTATCTGGCAGACAAAATAGGAGTAATCGATAAAGGAACTATATTGGAATATAATAACAAAGATATTATTTTTAACTCCCCCACTTACAAAGAGACAGCAAAGTTTCTTGGATTCAAGAATATTCTCCCTGCCAATATATTAGGGTTTAAAGATAAAAAAATATTTACAATCAATCCTGCAAAAATATTGATAGAGCCGTATTCTGCAGATTATAAACTTGATTGTGAAATCATGGAGATATTAAACTATACCGACCATTTCAAAGTTTACCTTTCACACAAAGGGGAAAAGATATTTACAAAATGCACAAATATAAACTTATCTTCTTGTAAAAAAAGTTTAAAAATTGGATTCAGTAAAGAAGATATAGTTTTTTTAAGAGAAAAAAATGAAAAACAGTGA
- a CDS encoding PilZ domain-containing protein, with the protein MNIIQDVTVVGCSIHPITPNYIICSFWLTDNNTGSTSMFLIEKSQFINLTNFHTISKKNEISYKCVYCSNNKCLIKSSKNFEACLNKIFYSPRKYDRIETNLKGLIKTNLHAYDCQDIIIKDISLGGIKCILTNQEVSLQVGENVYITLCTCGFREECVCKKCFNFKTILDNVLEGVVVWNIGTMYGIVLDHVNKNSSKIGEILENI; encoded by the coding sequence ATGAATATTATTCAAGATGTTACAGTAGTTGGTTGTAGTATTCACCCAATTACACCCAACTACATAATTTGTTCATTTTGGCTAACTGATAACAATACTGGCTCTACCAGTATGTTTTTAATTGAAAAAAGCCAATTTATAAATTTGACCAACTTTCACACAATTAGCAAAAAAAATGAAATTAGCTATAAATGCGTCTATTGCAGCAATAATAAATGTTTGATAAAAAGTTCTAAAAATTTTGAGGCATGTCTAAATAAAATTTTTTACTCACCAAGAAAATATGACAGAATTGAAACCAATTTAAAAGGCCTTATTAAGACCAACTTACATGCATATGACTGTCAAGATATTATTATAAAAGATATCAGTCTTGGCGGCATAAAGTGTATTCTCACCAACCAAGAAGTAAGCCTTCAAGTTGGTGAAAATGTTTATATCACACTTTGTACGTGCGGTTTTAGAGAGGAATGTGTCTGTAAAAAATGTTTCAATTTTAAAACAATACTGGATAATGTGCTCGAAGGGGTAGTTGTCTGGAATATTGGCACAATGTATGGCATAGTCCTTGACCATGTTAATAAAAACAGCTCTAAAATAGGCGAAATATTAGAAAATATTTAA
- a CDS encoding HD-GYP domain-containing protein yields MILPVIVYFVELSGNKHKFIERLDKLTRLELANIIDEKGEFKPNYPLIEDSINDLYNYGDIVDFRIWVGNKILYSFANKSFIGRKFINEELIESIKKNKIISEYVNPGKNENYYLLDKGLLLETYIPITKSGKVVAVAEYYTVAPKLFLLGPQTFAVILFASLIPFIVYVILYREFKNAIKTLDNFDNKLKVSYDKLGISYSNSIKSLSKVLEMKDVETEGHAERVALISLNIANKLKLNSYETGQIVIGAYLHDIGKISVPDSIILKNEALLDFERKIVQKHVLMGYKLVESDEVLSTVKDLILYHHEKWDGTGYIHGLKGEEIPFIARIFSIIDVFDALVSERPYKKAYNFNEAMDVIKSYSGSYFDPALVEVFLTLTENEYNDIVHNINSMKIANIINSAITVVLNNKVAI; encoded by the coding sequence ATGATACTACCGGTAATAGTATATTTTGTGGAATTAAGTGGTAATAAACACAAATTTATTGAAAGGCTTGATAAATTGACTCGTCTTGAATTAGCTAACATAATAGATGAGAAGGGTGAGTTTAAACCGAATTACCCTTTAATTGAGGATAGCATTAATGATTTGTATAATTATGGGGATATAGTTGACTTTAGGATATGGGTTGGTAATAAAATATTATATAGCTTTGCCAACAAATCTTTCATCGGTAGAAAATTTATCAACGAAGAGCTTATAGAATCGATTAAGAAAAATAAAATAATAAGTGAATATGTAAATCCCGGCAAAAATGAAAACTACTACCTTTTGGATAAAGGCTTATTACTTGAAACATATATCCCGATTACCAAAAGCGGTAAAGTTGTGGCCGTTGCTGAGTATTATACAGTAGCTCCAAAATTATTTTTACTTGGACCTCAAACGTTTGCAGTTATTCTTTTTGCTTCACTTATACCTTTTATAGTATATGTAATTCTTTATAGAGAGTTCAAAAATGCAATTAAAACCCTTGATAATTTTGATAACAAGCTGAAAGTTTCCTATGATAAATTGGGCATTTCTTATTCCAATAGTATTAAGAGTCTGTCAAAAGTACTTGAAATGAAAGATGTTGAAACTGAAGGGCATGCTGAAAGAGTCGCGCTGATATCGTTAAATATTGCAAATAAGTTAAAGTTAAACAGTTATGAAACTGGCCAGATTGTTATAGGAGCCTATTTACATGATATAGGAAAGATAAGTGTTCCTGATAGTATTATTTTGAAAAATGAGGCATTGTTGGACTTTGAGAGGAAGATAGTGCAAAAGCACGTGTTGATGGGCTATAAGTTGGTGGAGAGTGACGAGGTCTTATCTACGGTAAAAGATTTAATTTTGTACCACCATGAAAAATGGGATGGGACAGGTTATATTCATGGACTCAAGGGCGAGGAGATTCCATTTATTGCGAGAATTTTTAGTATTATAGATGTTTTTGATGCTCTTGTGTCTGAGAGACCTTATAAAAAGGCTTACAACTTTAATGAAGCCATGGATGTTATTAAGTCTTATTCCGGCTCATATTTTGACCCTGCACTTGTGGAAGTTTTTTTAACTTTAACGGAAAATGAATATAATGATATCGTACATAATATTAATTCTATGAAAATAGCTAACATTATAAATAGCGCAATTACGGTTGTTTTAAACAATAAAGTAGCTATATGA
- the wtpA gene encoding tungstate ABC transporter substrate-binding protein WtpA yields MFRLLLLFIILAPQLICAKENIIVFHAGSLSVPFSMLEKEFEKNNPQFDVIREASGSRVCARKISELKKPADIVAVADYSVIDNLLIPEYAKFNVHFATNEMVIAYTAKSKYSENIDSNNWYNILLKDNVKVGHSNPNLDPCGYRSILVVKLAEKYYKINNYYNQLLNYGDSYENGEENRSKIIVRPKETDLLGLLESGIIDYLFIYKSVAIQHNLKYVKLPNEIALNDINFSDFYSIVNFNITGSKPSNFITVTGKPIVYGITIPEDHKIYPNNKKGAIKFLNFILSEDGRKIMENSGQNPIYPPLVTGNIIKNE; encoded by the coding sequence ATGTTCAGACTTTTGCTACTTTTTATAATTTTAGCTCCACAGTTAATTTGTGCAAAAGAAAATATAATCGTTTTTCATGCAGGAAGCTTGAGTGTCCCCTTCTCTATGTTAGAAAAAGAATTTGAAAAAAATAACCCGCAATTTGACGTAATTAGAGAAGCTTCCGGCAGCAGAGTGTGTGCCAGAAAAATATCCGAGCTTAAAAAGCCTGCAGATATAGTTGCAGTTGCGGATTATTCTGTCATAGACAATCTCTTAATACCAGAATATGCCAAATTTAACGTGCATTTTGCCACAAACGAAATGGTAATAGCCTACACTGCCAAATCCAAATACAGTGAAAACATAGACAGCAACAATTGGTACAATATCTTATTGAAAGATAATGTAAAAGTGGGGCACTCAAACCCTAATTTGGACCCTTGCGGCTACAGAAGTATTTTAGTGGTTAAGTTGGCTGAAAAATATTATAAAATCAACAATTACTACAATCAGCTTCTGAATTACGGAGATAGTTACGAAAACGGAGAAGAAAACCGTTCAAAAATTATAGTAAGGCCAAAAGAAACAGATTTATTGGGACTTCTTGAGTCAGGAATAATTGACTATCTGTTTATTTACAAGTCGGTTGCCATACAACATAATTTGAAGTATGTAAAATTGCCAAATGAAATTGCCCTCAATGATATTAATTTTTCAGACTTTTACAGCATAGTTAATTTTAACATTACCGGAAGCAAGCCGAGCAATTTTATTACGGTAACAGGAAAACCAATTGTGTATGGCATAACCATACCTGAAGACCATAAAATTTATCCCAATAACAAAAAAGGGGCAATTAAGTTTCTAAATTTCATACTGTCTGAAGACGGACGAAAGATTATGGAAAACTCCGGACAAAACCCTATATATCCTCCTTTAGTTACAGGAAATATAATCAAAAATGAGTAA